The following proteins are encoded in a genomic region of Neomonachus schauinslandi chromosome 7, ASM220157v2, whole genome shotgun sequence:
- the LOC110591202 gene encoding interleukin-3-like, with amino-acid sequence MNSLPILHLLLFLLGFQAPQAQGRSLSTYQPKQYLKMISEIMDLLNTSPSRSEETLDPNEINTLLNTTLLRPNLDAFLNATKNFYNNESLIWKNLKEFLPLLPNPTSRGEPIYIENNWDDFQKKLKKYLEALNNFLLRTSTES; translated from the exons ATGAACAGCCTCCCCATCCTGCATCTTCTCCTGTTCCTGCTTGGATTCCAAGCCCCACAGGCACAGGGGCGGTCCTTGTCAACATACCAGCCTAAGCAATACTTGAAGATGATCAGTGAAATTATGGACCTCTTAAACACTTCACCCTCGCGTTCAGAA GAAACCTTGGACCCAAATGAGATAAACACCCTGCTG AATACTACTCTTCTGAGGCCAAACCTGGATGCATTCTTGAATGCTACCAAAAATTTCTACAACAATGAGTCACTAATCTGGAAAAATCTTAAG GAATTCCTGCCACTCCTGCCCAATCCCACATCCAGG GGAGAACCAATCTATATTGAGAATAACTGGGATGATTTccaaaagaagctgaaaaaatatCTGGAAGCCCTTAATAACTTTCTTTTAAGAACAAGCACTGAGTCCTAG